The sequence below is a genomic window from Schistocerca nitens isolate TAMUIC-IGC-003100 chromosome 4, iqSchNite1.1, whole genome shotgun sequence.
TAGTTAATATTTAATTTGATTCATTCTACATCTCTGAATATTCTCCATTTCAGTGGAATCTACAGAACACTAAAACTCTTGTTTTCTTAATTGACAGTTTTCTGCTTATCtcctgttttccttttatccttaaatTCTTGTTACTAAATCTCTATTATGCCATACCTGAGACTGATAACTTCAGCCTTTGATTTCTGTGTTAAATTACTCAGTATAGACCACTCTAACAACTTCCTTATTTGGCCCAACTGATTAGGACCAGATAGCATTATGGGCTATTGTAAAATACAGaccgtttataaatgaatattggggttttaacgctttataacatttattatattaaacttacacttataaatgatatgtcaaatgaaagagcaactcagacagttttaTCAAGAACCTTATAaacgttcaatgtgagcaccatttgtcacacggcacacatcaagtataCAGCCGAGCTCTTCCCGaacattgataagtgtgtcttcagtgactgtagcaacagctgcttcaatttaGTTTCTTAATTcatggaggtctgctggtagcagaggcacttacatacgatccttgatgaagccccaaaggaaaaactcGCATGGCGTGGTCAAGTGAACGTGGAGACCATGCAAAGCaggccctgtcattgggccccttgcggcctattcaGCGCTTGGGTACAGACTTGAAGTGTGGCGTGTGCAAATGgtggtcactttgaacatttataaggttcttggtaaaactatttgaattgctctttcatttgacatatcatttatgactgtaagtttaatataataaatatcataaagcattaaaaccttgatattcatttataaacacactgtatTTTAAAAATCTTCATTCTGGGATTATTAGGTTTTTATTAAATGACACCCTGTTGGTATTCTGGAATGACACATTCGTAACGCTTATCATAATGGCATTTTGATTTGTACAATGCAGGTTGAAGTTGATATTGTTACCCGTATTCTTGGTTAATTGTAATAAGTCTGTATTTATTAAAAGCCACATTTTATAGATTAGGAAAGGAATAATCAGTAGGCAAGAATAACAGAAAATTTAGGATGTTAATGCATCCAGATAATGTATGTAATTAAACCACTATTGCATAATAATATTGTTAACATTGCAAATTTACATAAAGTATTTAAATGAGCATACGTGCATAGACTGTGCAACAGTCAGAAATAAAGATCAAAGGTCCAAGAACATTACAAATTgttttgatcaacactaaactagcTGATAAAATCAGGGTTTTGATAGCCTCCATCATAAAATTTGTGATAACATGTGAGATGTTTCAACAGATGATGGCTGTGCTTGAACTTCTTACTACACAAATTGCAAACAAACTGCGGAACAACGCCACACTCCAATCGTTGATGTCTTGACAAATTACCCTTTGATGAGTATGAGCGGCCACAACGACTGCAAAAAAACGTTCCTGAAAAATTAACAGTGATTTCAGAATACATGCTGACCAGCACTACATAGAGAGCTGCATATTGCAACAGAAAAAAGAAACCTCCCAATTGGtcacttacactgatgagccaagacattctgattacctgcttaatagcattttggtgcacctttggaatgcaatacagcagtgattctgtgtGGTAAGGATTTGACAAATCTTGGTAGATCTGCAGAGCAATATGGCACCACATGTCTAAGCACAGGTTTTACTGTTCTTGTAAACTGCAATCTGGTCAGGTGGTTTGTGAGCACAAAGCTGGCATTCAGTAGTGTCCCAGATGTAACTGTCTTCAGGTCAGGCAAATTTGTTGGATAAGACATCAAAATGATCTCATTATGTGATGTGAATAGTTCTCCTGGTGGAAGATGCTATTACTattgggaagacatcaagcaataaGGGATGCAGGTGGCTTGTAATATTGTTCATACAGTCCACAGCTGTCACAATGCCTTTGatcactaccacagatcccatggaatccCAAATGAATAGACCCCATAATATAGTACTTACAATCCCTCTGCCCTGACCTCCACGCCACCTTTGCCATCATCCATGGTGCGGTGCATTTCCCAAGCAGCCCAAGCAGCCATGACAGAGTATCTGGTGGCTACTACCATTGATGTGGTCTGACAACATGTGACATATTTCCACTGTTAACTGTCCAATATTGATTATCCTGTGCGCAATGCAATTGTAACTGACAATGTCATTGGGTCTAAAAGGGAACACAAAGGTGTCAATGGTATGGAATCTTCCGTTAGCACTGTAATCTGTCATCACATCACgtcacatatctctctctctctctctctcaaacacacacacacacacacacacacacacacacacacacaccagcactgccactaccaccaccaccagagccaacaactatcctgctttacagagtgggtGAGCCTTCACCCTCATTCTGTGATGAGGTGAGGACATCCAACACCTTGTTGCTTACTCATGGCTTCACTACCctacaaccactttccatagatacttATGATGATACAATCAAACAGTCAGGCATCAGTGACTGGCCGAGACAGACCCAAtgacagggaagtaaccgattttgtgacttttaagtTCCTAACCAGAAGCaaattgtataatttcatctgtgtcCTTTGAtactttagtttcttgagtttctgcttgTGAATTTAATATCTAATGGCCACAGTTCTCACATTTTTGTTTGTGTtggaaagtaaaccaattttgtgacatgaCATATTATAGGTTCCTAATCAGGGGTGAATTatatagtttcacctgagtgcttcagtagttaggtttttgTATCTCTGTGTATTAATCTAATATATTAGGGACAGTTCCTGTGTTTTTGTCAGGAtctacagtagagttccacagcacgtgccgatagtccatttatcttgttagtttagttttccatggtctttagtatggatagggactgtgattgttgtgggCAGATGCGATCTGAGTTTGTGGCACTTCACTCTCCCCTCCcagctgtgatggcttcagttacaaagCTTGAAGCTGcattggatgggcaccactgttgtgagcTGGCCGTGGGTATCCAACAGAAGTCCAGCATGTCCAGTCTTCCGATTGGTCTtcaccagtggccagcccagttactgctcaacATGTGGTCGAGTAGGTCACCCTGGGGTGTGGCCAGTTAGTCTGAAaaacaggtttcaggtgctgtctgtggctgacagtgtcactcagccagatgcagtcgcctaTCCTGTTTCAGAGGTAACCTCTCAGcttgcaagatctgggcaatcacaaAGGGTGGGATTATTTATAGTTGGGAGCGCCAACATTAGGCACAATAtgtggccccttagggacatggctaccaagaaggggaagaaagccaatgtgcactccctgtgcatactgggtggagtgaTTCCAGACATAAaatgggtccttccagatgccattaaGAGCACATGGAAGCAG
It includes:
- the LOC126252766 gene encoding uncharacterized protein LOC126252766, whose translation is MWCHIALQIYQDLSNPYHTESLLYCIPKVHQNAIKQVIRMSWLISVSDQLGGFFFLLQYAALYVVLVSMYSEITVNFSGTFFCSRCGRSYSSKGNLSRHQRLECGVVPQFVCNLCSKKFKHSHHLLKHLTCYHKFYDGGYQNPDFIS